In Lacibacter sp. H375, one DNA window encodes the following:
- a CDS encoding MFS transporter — protein sequence MQQAIGKYRWTICALLFFATTINYLDRQVLSLLQPTLEGEYGWTNSNYANITIVFQLVYAISMLFAGKVIDKLGTKKGFVVAIIVWSVGAMIHAAAIPLGTGFSKLVAAFGMTIGSVSVLGFMLARAVLAIGEAGNFPAAIKATAEYFPKKERSLATGIFNSGANIGAIVAAPVVNFLLGVWNWQGSFIVVGGVGFIWMGLWIWFYDKPEEQKRLSAAELNYIQSGEDEVAAPQNDKQKEKVSWGKLLGYKQTWAFAFGKFMTDGVWWFFLFWLPAFLKAQYGMTKADINIPIMTLYSMTMIGSIGGGWLPMYFIKKGYLAYDGRMKAMLLIALVPLVVLLAQPFGHISYWVPVLLIGIGASAHQAWSANIFTTVSDMFPKKAIGSVVGIGGMAGGFGGVILSKLGGYLFDTYKAAGIAEAWVKAQANGLGNYVTQIRDLKLVTKYGDAVNLNQTDLNGLTKEVAEQLKNIDASAFDQLMQLQKPLVQAQMTTSYTIMFTICAVAYLVAWGVMKTLVPKYKVINDL from the coding sequence ATGCAACAAGCCATAGGTAAATACAGGTGGACGATCTGTGCTCTACTCTTCTTTGCTACAACCATCAACTATCTCGACAGACAGGTGTTGAGTTTGTTACAACCTACTCTGGAAGGAGAATATGGCTGGACCAATTCAAATTATGCAAACATCACCATCGTATTTCAATTGGTGTATGCAATTTCTATGCTCTTTGCGGGAAAGGTGATCGATAAACTCGGTACTAAAAAAGGGTTTGTCGTAGCAATTATTGTATGGTCTGTTGGTGCAATGATCCATGCCGCAGCTATTCCACTTGGTACAGGTTTCAGTAAACTGGTGGCTGCCTTTGGTATGACCATTGGTTCTGTTTCTGTATTAGGGTTTATGTTGGCAAGAGCAGTACTTGCAATTGGTGAAGCCGGAAACTTCCCTGCTGCTATTAAAGCAACAGCGGAATACTTTCCTAAGAAAGAACGTTCACTGGCAACAGGTATTTTTAACTCTGGTGCAAATATTGGTGCCATCGTTGCTGCTCCCGTTGTAAACTTTTTATTGGGTGTTTGGAATTGGCAAGGCTCATTTATTGTGGTTGGTGGTGTAGGTTTTATCTGGATGGGTTTGTGGATCTGGTTTTACGATAAACCCGAAGAACAAAAAAGATTATCGGCTGCGGAATTAAACTATATACAAAGTGGTGAAGACGAAGTTGCAGCTCCTCAAAACGACAAGCAAAAAGAAAAAGTATCATGGGGTAAACTGCTTGGTTATAAACAAACATGGGCATTTGCTTTTGGTAAGTTTATGACCGATGGTGTATGGTGGTTCTTTCTCTTCTGGCTTCCGGCTTTTTTGAAAGCACAATACGGCATGACGAAGGCTGATATTAATATTCCGATCATGACTTTATATAGTATGACCATGATCGGCAGTATTGGTGGCGGCTGGCTTCCGATGTACTTTATCAAGAAAGGTTATCTCGCTTATGATGGTCGCATGAAAGCCATGTTACTGATCGCCTTGGTTCCTTTGGTGGTATTACTGGCTCAACCATTTGGTCATATCAGTTATTGGGTGCCCGTATTATTAATTGGTATTGGAGCATCGGCTCACCAGGCATGGAGCGCCAACATCTTTACGACCGTGAGTGATATGTTTCCGAAAAAAGCAATTGGTTCGGTGGTAGGTATCGGTGGTATGGCCGGAGGTTTTGGTGGTGTTATCCTTTCTAAACTCGGTGGTTATTTATTTGATACTTATAAAGCGGCCGGTATTGCAGAAGCATGGGTAAAAGCCCAGGCAAATGGATTAGGTAATTATGTTACACAGATCCGTGACCTGAAACTTGTGACCAAATATGGAGATGCAGTAAATCTTAATCAAACAGACCTGAACGGTTTAACAAAAGAAGTAGCCGAACAATTAAAAAATATCGATGCATCTGCCTTTGACCAATTAATGCAATTACAAAAACCACTGGTGCAGGCGCAGATGACCACATCTTACACGATTATGTTTACCATTTGTGCGGTTGCATATTTAGTGGCATGGGGAGTAATGAAAACATTAGTGCCGAAGTATAAAGTGATTAATGATTTGTAA
- a CDS encoding bifunctional 4-hydroxy-2-oxoglutarate aldolase/2-dehydro-3-deoxy-phosphogluconate aldolase, producing MSKTQQISDAIVQQGILPLYFNPSEEVSLDVLKAIYKAGIKAVEYTNRGDAALANFTKMVQLRNAEMPGLLLGVGTIKNMQHATDYMAAGADFLVSPGFVPDVAAYCVANDIFYAPGCMTPSEIIAAENAGIKFIKLFPGNMLGTEFLTTIKDIFPKLLFMPTGGVDTTKESIESWYKAGVCAVGMGSKLISKKLMEAKDYAAMEEATKQVLAIIASVKK from the coding sequence ATGAGTAAAACACAACAGATATCAGATGCAATTGTACAACAGGGTATTCTCCCTTTGTATTTTAACCCAAGCGAAGAAGTGAGCCTTGATGTATTAAAAGCGATTTACAAAGCAGGTATTAAAGCTGTAGAATATACCAATCGTGGTGATGCTGCTTTGGCCAACTTTACCAAAATGGTGCAACTGCGTAATGCAGAAATGCCCGGTTTGTTACTGGGTGTGGGTACCATCAAGAACATGCAACACGCAACTGATTATATGGCAGCAGGTGCCGACTTTTTAGTAAGTCCGGGCTTTGTTCCTGATGTAGCAGCCTATTGCGTGGCCAATGATATATTCTATGCGCCGGGTTGTATGACGCCGAGTGAAATTATTGCAGCAGAAAATGCAGGCATTAAATTCATTAAGTTATTCCCCGGTAATATGCTGGGCACAGAGTTTTTAACCACTATTAAAGATATCTTCCCTAAATTGTTGTTTATGCCAACAGGTGGCGTTGACACAACCAAAGAAAGTATTGAGAGTTGGTACAAAGCAGGTGTATGTGCAGTGGGCATGGGCAGCAAACTCATCAGCAAAAAATTAATGGAAGCAAAAGATTATGCGGCCATGGAAGAAGCAACCAAACAGGTGCTTGCCATCATTGCATCAGTAAAAAAATAA
- a CDS encoding RagB/SusD family nutrient uptake outer membrane protein: MKYKSFLYLLLILSISSCKKYLDKKPDDKLAVPTKLQDLQALLDQSQYMNIQQSPSFGEASADDYFLPDANFNALPVEQQGIYTWNRGEYKFQNDWSKAYLPVYNANFCLEQLDKIPVNTTNETAWKNVKGSALFFKAYNYLNLLWVFAKAFDEAAATTDLGIVLRNSSDFNVPSVRATVLDSYNAVINDSKQAIMLLPDHPVHCMRPSKAAAYGLLARAYLSMRKYDSAFVYAGRCLQLRNELIDYNADSDINGSITSNVPFKRFNKETIFYTETNTNFAIHRTSTGRIDTMLYAQYNNNDLRKTAFFRPVTGYYQFKGNYTGSGSQFFSGITTAELLLIRAETHARAGRVTEAMNDVNKLMIKRWKNTVPFPAFTANTKEEALTIILAERRKELCMRALRWMDIKRLNKENAAIILTRKIAGQIYTLQPNANYYALPLPTDIIQITGIQQN; the protein is encoded by the coding sequence ATGAAATACAAATCATTTCTATACTTGTTACTTATCCTCTCAATCAGTTCCTGCAAAAAATATCTCGATAAAAAACCCGATGACAAACTCGCAGTACCAACCAAACTGCAAGACCTCCAGGCATTGCTCGATCAATCACAATACATGAATATTCAACAATCGCCTTCCTTCGGAGAAGCATCAGCCGATGACTATTTTTTACCAGACGCTAATTTTAACGCATTACCGGTCGAACAACAGGGAATATACACATGGAATAGGGGTGAGTATAAATTTCAAAACGATTGGTCCAAAGCATACCTGCCTGTTTACAATGCAAATTTTTGTTTGGAACAACTGGATAAAATCCCGGTAAATACAACCAATGAAACAGCATGGAAAAATGTCAAAGGCTCAGCGCTGTTCTTCAAGGCGTATAACTACCTCAACTTACTATGGGTCTTCGCAAAAGCATTTGATGAAGCTGCAGCAACAACCGATCTGGGTATTGTCCTTCGTAACAGCTCCGACTTTAATGTGCCTTCTGTAAGAGCAACTGTACTGGATTCATACAATGCAGTAATTAACGATTCAAAACAAGCCATCATGCTTTTACCCGATCATCCGGTTCATTGCATGCGTCCATCAAAAGCCGCAGCTTATGGCTTGCTGGCCCGTGCATACTTATCAATGCGAAAATATGATAGTGCCTTTGTATATGCCGGTCGTTGTTTGCAGCTGAGAAATGAGTTGATAGATTACAATGCCGATAGTGATATCAATGGAAGCATTACGTCAAACGTTCCGTTTAAACGGTTTAATAAAGAAACCATCTTCTATACCGAAACAAATACAAACTTTGCTATTCACCGCACATCAACCGGTAGAATCGACACAATGCTGTATGCACAATACAACAATAACGATTTACGCAAAACAGCGTTCTTCCGTCCGGTCACAGGTTACTATCAGTTCAAAGGAAATTATACGGGAAGTGGTTCACAGTTCTTTTCAGGAATAACAACAGCTGAACTGTTATTGATAAGAGCAGAAACACATGCACGGGCAGGTCGGGTAACAGAAGCGATGAACGATGTCAATAAGCTCATGATAAAACGTTGGAAGAATACAGTTCCCTTTCCTGCTTTCACAGCTAATACAAAAGAAGAAGCCCTCACAATCATACTTGCCGAACGTCGTAAAGAATTGTGTATGCGTGCCCTTCGTTGGATGGATATCAAACGTCTCAACAAAGAAAATGCAGCAATTATACTTACCAGAAAAATAGCAGGTCAAATATATACACTGCAACCAAATGCAAACTATTATGCCCTGCCGCTGCCAACCGATATTATCCAAATAACTGGAATACAACAGAATTAA
- a CDS encoding helix-turn-helix domain-containing protein has product MKKTTIFIISREERKVLASLKSRMRKMPWLDYGIQKLVIETGINRTKLQQSFYFLFGVPIHVYLLEQRMTFAKKLLRQTTLPVKAVATQSGFKSEKYFFRFFKQKTSSTPIAYRKRSKNPKP; this is encoded by the coding sequence ATGAAGAAGACAACAATATTTATAATAAGCCGTGAAGAACGGAAAGTACTTGCTTCGTTAAAGAGCCGTATGCGAAAAATGCCGTGGCTTGACTACGGCATTCAAAAGCTTGTGATTGAAACAGGCATTAACCGGACCAAGCTTCAACAAAGCTTTTATTTTTTATTTGGTGTGCCTATTCATGTGTACCTGCTTGAGCAGCGAATGACATTTGCAAAAAAATTACTCAGACAAACAACGTTACCTGTGAAAGCAGTAGCTACTCAAAGCGGATTTAAAAGCGAAAAGTATTTCTTTCGATTCTTTAAGCAGAAGACATCCTCTACACCCATCGCCTACCGCAAACGAAGTAAGAACCCAAAACCCTGA
- a CDS encoding GNAT family N-acetyltransferase, which translates to MIYYQHFYPEEVSPQLLDAYLSKGWYRIHQMLITTDLIAKEDEFFAVFWLRYRLKDYQHSKKSEKLLRACEQFSCSIEPLQFTDELEELFTNYREQLDFDMSDSARAYLLGDRTENVFNTKLLTLRYKGQLIAAGCYDEAETSLMGLLSIYDPAFKKYSLGKVLLLKKLEEAMRLQKTYFYPGYISLHTTKFDYKLFPAKDATEVYNRLTDAWQPYISCNLQELYDAMLMEFLKEQQG; encoded by the coding sequence ATGATCTATTACCAGCATTTTTATCCGGAAGAAGTGAGTCCGCAATTGCTTGATGCGTATTTAAGCAAGGGCTGGTACCGTATTCATCAAATGCTCATCACTACTGATCTTATTGCAAAAGAAGATGAGTTCTTTGCCGTGTTCTGGTTGCGTTACCGTTTAAAAGATTATCAACACAGTAAAAAAAGTGAGAAGCTTTTACGTGCATGTGAACAATTCAGTTGCAGCATTGAACCTTTACAATTCACCGATGAGTTGGAAGAGCTTTTTACCAACTACCGTGAGCAGCTTGATTTCGACATGAGTGATTCAGCAAGGGCTTATTTACTGGGCGACAGAACTGAAAATGTATTCAACACTAAACTACTCACCCTTCGTTACAAGGGGCAGCTGATTGCCGCAGGTTGTTATGATGAAGCGGAGACATCGCTCATGGGTTTATTAAGTATTTATGATCCTGCTTTTAAGAAATACAGTTTGGGAAAAGTGTTGCTCTTAAAAAAATTAGAAGAGGCCATGCGTTTACAAAAAACATATTTCTATCCCGGTTATATCAGTCTGCATACAACTAAGTTTGATTACAAATTATTTCCTGCTAAAGATGCAACAGAAGTGTATAACCGTTTAACAGATGCATGGCAGCCTTATATTAGCTGCAACCTGCAGGAGTTGTATGATGCGATGCTGATGGAGTTTTTGAAAGAACAGCAGGGATAA
- a CDS encoding sensor histidine kinase, whose protein sequence is MYRNHRKHFIFLSNFYLQEVELLEQERNRIARDLHDELGPLVSIAHLLIHNSKGAAEEDREYLSKAEQSLHELTERFREIAKNLTPDVLSGKGLHLSIERFLNRYSSVSTIQFQFNCKLSKEPAQNFGLQIYRLVQELVHNAIKHSDAKEVTLTLVERNGLIHLFYKDDGKGMESDFSKDGIGIKSMRSRVTMLNGYMEMNSKHGKGTEFYFALPINKHYE, encoded by the coding sequence ATGTATCGCAACCACCGAAAGCACTTTATTTTTTTAAGCAACTTTTATCTGCAGGAAGTGGAGTTGCTGGAGCAGGAACGCAACCGGATAGCCCGTGATCTTCATGATGAATTGGGACCACTTGTATCTATTGCACATTTGCTGATCCATAACAGTAAGGGAGCTGCAGAGGAAGACCGTGAATATTTAAGTAAAGCCGAACAGAGTTTGCATGAGTTAACTGAACGTTTCCGTGAAATTGCCAAAAACCTTACGCCGGATGTATTAAGCGGTAAAGGGTTGCATTTGAGTATTGAACGTTTTCTTAACCGGTACAGCAGCGTGAGTACAATTCAATTTCAATTTAACTGTAAGCTGAGTAAAGAACCTGCGCAAAATTTCGGTTTACAAATTTACCGGCTTGTACAAGAGCTGGTACATAATGCCATTAAACATTCTGATGCGAAAGAGGTTACACTCACTCTCGTTGAGCGAAACGGACTGATTCATCTTTTTTATAAGGATGACGGTAAAGGCATGGAAAGTGATTTCAGCAAAGATGGTATTGGCATTAAGAGTATGCGCAGCAGAGTGACCATGCTTAACGGTTATATGGAGATGAACAGTAAGCATGGCAAGGGAACAGAATTTTATTTTGCACTACCAATAAACAAACATTATGAGTAA
- a CDS encoding YhcH/YjgK/YiaL family protein: protein MIIDTIKNAPKYFSAHPLFAKAFEYIQQTDLANAADGKSDIAEGLKAIISNGPGKTKETSLQKFECHNKNIDIQLCIKGVETIGWKPREKCVTPKGEYNDEKDVLFYDDAPDTYFQLTDGQFAIFYPEDVHAPMIGEGEIKKLVIKVRK from the coding sequence ATGATCATTGATACAATCAAGAATGCACCCAAATACTTTTCAGCACATCCGTTGTTTGCAAAAGCATTTGAGTACATTCAGCAAACCGACCTGGCAAATGCTGCCGATGGTAAAAGTGATATTGCAGAAGGTTTAAAAGCCATCATCAGCAATGGACCAGGTAAAACAAAAGAAACCAGCCTGCAGAAATTTGAATGTCATAATAAGAATATCGACATTCAGCTTTGCATTAAAGGTGTTGAAACCATTGGCTGGAAACCGAGAGAAAAATGTGTAACTCCAAAAGGTGAGTACAACGATGAAAAGGATGTGTTGTTTTATGACGATGCTCCTGATACGTATTTCCAATTGACCGATGGACAGTTTGCGATCTTCTATCCGGAAGATGTGCATGCACCGATGATCGGTGAAGGTGAGATTAAGAAGTTGGTGATTAAGGTGAGGAAGTGA
- a CDS encoding sugar kinase — MSKKVVTLGEIMLRLSTPDFKRFVQADTFDITYGGGEANVSAALCNYGLNGTFVSKVPNNPIGQSAINHLRRYGVDTQFVARGGDRLGIYFLETGASMRASQVVYDRAGASIADVDASEFDWDKIFDGADWFHTTGITPALSDKAAALTLAALKAAKAKGITTSIDLNFRKKLWTKEKAREVMTGLCEFVDVCIGNEEDADLCLGFKAKDTDVTKGELNLDGFKDVFQQMKAKFGFKFIASSLRESHSASDNGWSALVYDGTDYYHTKQYSVRIVDRVGSGDSFASGLIYGLVTGMPMGEAAEFGVAASALKHTIPGDLNHATLGEVKDLMKGDGSGRVQR, encoded by the coding sequence ATGTCGAAAAAAGTAGTAACACTCGGAGAGATTATGTTGCGTTTGTCAACCCCCGATTTTAAACGTTTTGTACAAGCCGATACATTTGATATCACTTATGGTGGTGGCGAAGCAAACGTATCTGCTGCATTATGTAACTATGGTTTAAACGGAACATTTGTTTCCAAAGTACCTAACAATCCAATTGGTCAATCGGCCATTAATCATTTACGTCGTTATGGTGTAGATACGCAGTTTGTTGCAAGAGGTGGTGATCGTTTAGGTATTTACTTCCTCGAAACAGGTGCATCTATGCGTGCATCACAAGTAGTATATGATCGTGCAGGTGCATCTATTGCAGATGTGGATGCAAGTGAATTTGATTGGGATAAAATTTTTGATGGTGCTGACTGGTTCCATACCACAGGTATTACTCCTGCATTAAGTGATAAAGCTGCTGCTTTAACGTTGGCTGCATTGAAAGCTGCAAAAGCAAAAGGCATCACCACTTCAATCGATCTTAACTTCCGTAAAAAGTTATGGACGAAAGAAAAAGCCCGTGAAGTAATGACTGGGCTTTGCGAATTTGTTGATGTTTGTATTGGTAACGAAGAAGATGCTGACTTATGTCTTGGCTTCAAAGCAAAAGATACAGACGTTACAAAAGGCGAATTGAACCTTGATGGTTTCAAAGATGTATTCCAGCAAATGAAAGCGAAGTTTGGTTTCAAATTCATTGCTTCTTCTTTACGTGAAAGCCATAGTGCTTCTGATAATGGCTGGAGTGCATTGGTATATGATGGCACAGATTACTATCACACAAAACAATATAGTGTACGCATCGTTGACCGTGTAGGCAGTGGTGATTCATTTGCAAGTGGTTTGATCTATGGTTTAGTTACAGGCATGCCAATGGGCGAAGCTGCTGAGTTTGGTGTTGCTGCAAGTGCATTAAAACACACAATTCCCGGCGATCTTAACCACGCAACATTAGGAGAAGTAAAAGACCTGATGAAAGGCGATGGCAGCGGAAGGGTACAACGTTAA
- a CDS encoding response regulator transcription factor — protein MSNPIKIVIADDHSLFREGIQLLLKKEKSIELAGEACDGEALLALIEDVKPDVVITDIDMPIKNGVEVTRIVKRAQPNTGVLALTMFGQEELVVDMMEAGANGYLLKSSKKEELLQAIQTASEGGSYFCEQTSVQLSKMIAASKVSKKQEEADLSATEIEVMRLICEQKANKEIADQLELAVKTIEKIRTKIFEKTGSTNLVGVAIYAIKHGYYKP, from the coding sequence ATGAGTAACCCCATCAAAATTGTAATTGCCGATGATCATTCGCTTTTCAGAGAAGGTATTCAATTGCTGCTGAAAAAAGAAAAAAGTATTGAACTGGCGGGAGAAGCATGTGACGGAGAGGCATTGCTTGCTTTAATTGAAGATGTAAAGCCGGATGTTGTTATTACAGATATTGATATGCCGATCAAAAACGGCGTTGAAGTGACACGTATTGTAAAGCGTGCACAACCCAATACAGGTGTATTAGCATTGACGATGTTTGGACAAGAAGAGCTTGTGGTTGATATGATGGAAGCAGGTGCGAATGGCTATTTATTAAAAAGCAGCAAGAAGGAAGAATTGCTGCAGGCTATACAGACTGCCAGTGAAGGAGGTTCTTATTTCTGTGAGCAAACCAGTGTGCAGTTGAGTAAAATGATTGCTGCAAGCAAAGTGTCCAAGAAACAGGAAGAAGCAGATTTATCCGCTACTGAAATTGAAGTTATGCGGCTTATCTGTGAACAAAAGGCTAACAAGGAAATCGCAGATCAGTTAGAACTGGCTGTAAAAACAATTGAGAAAATAAGGACTAAGATATTTGAAAAGACAGGATCAACCAATTTAGTGGGTGTTGCGATCTATGCGATTAAGCATGGTTATTACAAGCCCTGA
- a CDS encoding MauE/DoxX family redox-associated membrane protein translates to MKKLPVLQIASSLLILLFAYTAFSKLFDYRAFTQTLSESPLIHNGADTIAWLLPATELVVVLLLFFEQTRKAGLYASLVLLSVFTLYIGIMLLFVKELPCSCGGVLNKMSWKEHLFFNAGFLVINLIAIGRFQLYELLNFLRRQGMPKT, encoded by the coding sequence ATGAAAAAGCTACCTGTACTACAAATTGCATCGAGCCTGCTGATACTGCTGTTTGCCTACACCGCTTTCAGTAAGCTATTTGATTACCGGGCATTCACCCAAACACTTTCGGAATCACCACTGATTCATAATGGAGCAGACACTATTGCCTGGTTGCTACCCGCAACTGAGTTAGTAGTTGTTCTGCTCCTGTTTTTTGAACAAACAAGAAAGGCCGGCTTGTATGCTTCGCTTGTGTTGCTATCTGTTTTTACTCTTTATATCGGGATCATGTTGTTGTTTGTTAAAGAACTGCCTTGCAGTTGTGGTGGTGTGCTGAACAAGATGAGCTGGAAGGAACACTTGTTTTTTAATGCTGGGTTTCTTGTTATTAATCTTATTGCTATTGGAAGATTTCAGTTATATGAACTTCTCAACTTTCTACGTAGGCAGGGTATGCCGAAAACCTGA